Proteins encoded in a region of the Podarcis muralis chromosome 4, rPodMur119.hap1.1, whole genome shotgun sequence genome:
- the LOC114596342 gene encoding regucalcin-like — translation MSSVKVESVVQHNCKLGESPVWEEKESSLLFVDITDKKVYRWNSLTKELHSVSVGAPVSCVCLRKSGDYMITLGTQFAALNWKNKSVTTIKHVDLDKSNNRFNDGKVDPAGRLFAGTMGEEIRPAVLERQQGSLYTLLPDHSVVKHFDKVDISNGLDWSLDHKTFYYIDSLSYSVDAFDYDLQTGKLSNRRSVYKMEKEESIPDGMCIDSDGKLWVACYNGGRVIRIDPETGKRLQTVKLPVAETTSCSFGGNDYSELYVTSASQGLDEASLSGQPKAGNVFKITGLGVKGIPPNSYAG, via the exons ATGTCCTCTGTAAAAGTTGAGTCCGTTGTGCAGCACAACTGCAAACTTGGAGAATCACCCGTTTGGGAGGAAAAGGAAAGTTCGCTCCTCTTTGTGGATATAACCGACAAAAAGGTCTACCGATGGAATTCCCTTACCAAGGAACTGCATAGTGTTTCTGTAG GTGCTCCAGTGAGTTGTGTGTGTCTTCGCAAATCTGGCGATTACATGATTACCCTGGGAACCCAGTTTGCAGCTTTAAACTGGAAAAATAAGTCAGTAACCACCATTAAGCACGTTGACTTGGATAAATCCAATAACCGGTTCAATGATGGGAAAGTGGATCCTGCAGGAAGACTGTTTGCAG GTACAATGGGAGAGGAGATTCGGCCGGCAGTGCTAGAGAGGCAGCAAGGTTCCCTCTACACCCTCCTTCCCGATCACTCGGTAGTGAAACACTTTGACAAAGTGGACATCTCCAACGGTTTGGATTGGTCGCTGGATCACAAAACCTTTTATTACATCGACAGCCTTTCGTACTCGGTGGATGCCTTCGACTATGACCTGCAAACTGGAAAGCTCT CTAACCGCAGGAGCGTTTACAAGATGGAAAAGGAAGAGAGTATCCCTGATGGGATGTGCATTGATTCTGACGGAAAGCTCTGGGTGGCTTGTTACAATGGAGGAAGAGTGATCCGTATAGACCCCGAGACAG GAAAACGTCTCCAGACCGTGAAGCTGCCTGTTGCTGAAACTACTTCCTGCAGTTTTGGTGGAAATGATTATTCAGAGCTGTACGTCACATCTGCTAGCCAAGGATTGGATGAGGCCTCACTGTCAGGGCAGCCAAAAGCTGGCAATGTTTTCAAG ATCACTGGCCTCGGGGTGAAAGGAATCCCGCCAAATTCATATGCGGGCTAA